One segment of Panicum virgatum strain AP13 chromosome 1K, P.virgatum_v5, whole genome shotgun sequence DNA contains the following:
- the LOC120651130 gene encoding uncharacterized protein LOC120651130, whose product MPAPGDGGIGEAEAASTTKNRRTISDFLGEGEDGEAASPPSPGTPPRLRLPRFTCARIRFGRKRGGSRAGREEAEKSGGASSADSPSGPSKQAAGTAAASSGTSSVAAAAQTTGMGLSMLLLLARTCVELNRMAEVRAQMEALLKESRDEADRVKGAADHVAVTPGTCDGNLLPSTSATTASSSCVSDTSMNCLGIARGEDGRRASAEDEGCAGVVDGALEAELEVEAEPARRQPPPLEWTCSTEQETPECSMRSSSDEDDEFIELEGGRFGGVGGDSDDGSERNEGGVSAVELERRLHEVRHRRDRERISALESALRRA is encoded by the exons ATGCCCgcgcccggcgacggcggcattGGCGAAGCGGAGGCGGCGAGCACCACGAAGAACAGGAGGACGATCTCCGACTTCCTCGGCGAAGGcgaggacggcgaggcggcctcgccgccgtccccggggacgccgccgcggctgcggctcccGCGGTTCACCTGCGCCAGGATCAGGTTCGGCCGGAAGCGCGGCGGCAGCCGCGCAGGCCGGGAGGAGGCTGAGaagagcggcggcgcgtcgtcGGCGGACTCCCCATCAg GACCGTCGAAGCAAGCTGCgggaaccgccgccgccagcagcggcaccagcagtgtggcggcggcggcgcagaccaCCGGCATGGGGCTGAgcatgctcctcctcctcgcgagGACCTGCGTGGAGTTGAACCGGATGGCCGAGGTGCGCGCGCAGATGGAGGCGCTACTGAAGGAGAGCAGAGACGAGGCCGACAGGGTGAAGGGCGCCGCGGATCACGTCGCCGTCACGCCGGGGACCTGCGACGGCAACCTGCTGCCGTCGACGTCGGCGACCACCGCGTCGTCAAGCTGCGTCTCGGACACGAGCATGAACTGCCTGGGGATcgcgcgcggcgaggacggGAGGAGGGCGTCGGCGGAGGACGAGGGGTGCGCCGGAGTGGTGGACGGCGCGCTGGAAGCAGAGCTCGAGGTCGAGGCAGAGCCCGCGCGGCGTCAACCACCGCCACTGGAGTGGACGTGCAGCACCGAGCAAGAAACTCCTGAG TGTTCGATGCGTTCGTCGTcggacgaggacgacgagttCATCGAGCTGGAAGGAGGGCGCTTCGGCGGCGTTGGTGGAGACTCCGACGACGGCAGCGAGCGGAATGAGGGAGGGGTGTCGGCGGTCGAGCTGGAGCGGAGGCTGCACGAGGTCCGGCACCGGCGGGACCGGGAGCGGATCTCGGCGCTGGAGTCGGCGCTGCGGCGCGCGTAG